ACACTTTAATTATAGAAAAAAGGCTACATTTAAAGTAATTGTTTCTTTTAATGTAGCCTTTTTATTGAATTTTATTATATGAATTTTTTTATTCTACTTGGCTACTAAAAGCGCTGCCGCTTCTTCCAACGTGACCATATTCGTAACCATCGAACAAGCCGCATCAAGAATCGGGAACGCTAATGCAGCACCTGATCCTTCTCCAAGTCGCATATTCATATGCAGCATCGGTTCCAGTCCTAAAAGCTCGGCCGCAATTTTTGCACCTGGCTCTTCCGATAAATGTGACGGTATCAAATATGCTTTCACATTCGGATTTAATTTATAGGCGATTAATGCTGAAACGGTTGAAATGTACCCGTCAACTACGACCGGCACACGGTTCGCTGCTGCTGCAAGGAAGATTCCTGCCATCCCGCAAATCTCAAGTCCGCCTACTTTTGACACTACATCAATCGGATCATCCGCATTCGGCTCATTCAATGCAATTGCTTTTCGAATAACTTCGGCTTTATATTTAATGCCGCCAGCTCCGACACCAGCACCAAAGCCCGTTACTTCCAGCGGATCGCAGCCATGAAGTACCGAAAGCACCGCAGCACTTGGCGTCGTATTCCCTATGCCCATTTCACCTGTACCGATAAGATTGATACCGTTTTGGATCGCTTCTGTTGCGACTTCAATCCCTACTTCAATTGCCTGAATCGCTTCTTCTCGGGTCATCGCTGGACCTTTCGCCATATTGTCTGTCCCGTATTTCACCTTTTTAATAATGACCCCTGCGTCTTGAGGTAAGTCTTCTTTTACTCCGATATCTACCGGAATGACTTGTGCATTCGTGATTTTCGCAATCGTACACATTCCTGTCGTCCCTTTTGGAAAGGAAAGTGTTTGGAATACCGTTGTACCTTGCGGGTTCGGCGTTACCCCTTCCTCATATACTCCGTGGTCTGCAGCCATGACGATCATCGCTTTGTTATCGATTTTCGGCGCAAGCTCACCGGTAATTGTAGCAATTTGCATAGCTAAAGATTCGAGCTTCCCTAAGCTTTGAGGCGGTTTAGCTAATGAGTCTATGTACTGACGTGCTTTGTCTTCCATTTGTCGGTCGATTTCTTGAATTTGTTCAATCGTTTGCTGTAGTAATTTCATGTTTCGTTTCCCCCATTAGAATGAATTTTTGACAATAAAAATAGCCTGCAGTTTATTCGATAACAAATAAACTACAGACATATCCAGTGTCTATAAACAGTAAGCATACTTAGGCAGGTCTCCTGGCTCAGATTCATGATTTCATAGCCCCTTCCCAGATTGACATCCAGTGGGCTTTGCTATGAAACTCCTCTATACAGTGTTGGGATTACGCTAAAGCTTTTCACTTTATTCCCTATTCTCCCTTAACGGGCACCTAATGCTTGATGAATTTAACATTACTTTACTTTGAACCTGTCTTCTCGTCAAGGGGTCTATGCATTCAGCTTCTATACGTCTCCCCAATCGACAACGTTTTCAGTTCCACCTCTTCCAAATCCACGCGCTGCCAATGATTATGCAGCCGGTCAATCGCTTCTTTCGGTGTATCATCCGCCAGCATATAGGCACCGTAATGCATCGGAATAAACACTTTCGCTCCGACATCACAAAACGCCTGGATCGCTTCTTCCGGTGTCACGTGGGAGGCATGCATAAACCATTCCGGCTCATATGCGCCGATTGGCATTAGCGCTGTATGTATGTTGAAGCGTTCGCCAATATCTTTGAAGCCTCTAAAATACCCGCTATCTCCGGCGTAATAAATACTTTGCGCATCCGATGCCGTTTGCAATATGAAGCCGCCCCAATGCGAGGTATTCGTATCCCAAGGCATGCGTCTTGTCCAATGGTTTGCAGGAACGAAATGAATTTCAAGCGCACTTGATTCATGCTTGTCATACCATGATAGCTCGGTAAAGTTGTGCAACTTATGACGCTTCATTAAAGAACCGAGCCCTTCCGGAATAAGAAATAATACGTTGGGATTTCGTTTTTTCAATTTCTTTAACGTCGGTACGTGCAGGTGATCGTAATGCGCGTGTGAAATGAGGACAATATCAATGTCCGGTAATTCATCCAGCCGCAACCCCGGCTCTGCCAACCGTTTCGCTACACCCATCCATTTTGCCCAAACCGGATCCGTTAAAATATTGAGCCCTTCTTTTTGAATTAAAAAGGTCGAGTGGCCGATCCACGTAACGGACTGCTCCGTGCGATTACTTTTTAGAAACGCAATTTGCTTTTCCTCACACTGCGGTACTTCGTAATCGACAACTTTCTTTTGCTTTGATCGCTGCCATTTCAGGACATCTATAAAAGTACCGAGCCGGTCATCTTGGTCTAAATTTGTAAAGCGTTTTCTCATCGCAGCACTCTCCTATTAATAAAGGCTTAAATTCCTCCGCTGATCACCCAGCTGTGGTTTCATTATTATCCTTGCAAAAAAGTAAACAAAAAAACTTAAAAAAGTCCCGAGTACAGTAAAGCTGTTTGATACCGGAATAGATGAAGCGATAACGCTCATGATATTTAATGTGTAAAATACTATTACTCCAATTAACGCAACTGTCATCACTTTATTTTTTCTTGCCAATTGTTTTCGATACAGCGGGCTGCCAATGCCGTTCCCGCTATGCTTTGTCTCTTTAATTTGTTTAACTAAAGCATAAATTAAACATGCAATAATGATTCCAACTACTGCAAATCCAATCATATCATCCATTTCAATTTTCCCCGTTTCACTAATCTCCCAAATAAAACTCCTTTATTTTATACGGTAAGACTTTACTCATAATAATTCCTGCCAAAGCCAAGCCAATCAAAATCACTCCAATTTCCATAAGGTTTTTTAACCATGTGATTTCAATCATATCCGTTATGTTGGATCCACCTATAATGATGAAAACAGCTCCCGCCCATGCCAATAAAAAACCTGCGCCAAATTGTAGCCATTCTTTTTTCGAAAGCTGTTTAAAAACCGCCCTATGCTTATAAAATTTCCGAGTCGCAAAGATTAATAATAACCCTGTTAGAATATATCCAATCATCACAATCCCCCTGTATCTTTTCCTTTTAAAAGTTTGATTGTCGCCCATAACGAGACGATGAACAGCAACAGAAATATGAAAAAAGAAATTCCCGCAAGCCATTTTGCAACGATCGACGGCTGATTAATATATAGCTGTATATTTTTAATTAAAAATCCTATAAACACGGTTTGAGCTAGGATTAAGCTAATACTTACAGAAATCGTCTTTGAATTCTGTGTCATACCCGCTCCCCCCCTTTAGTTATTATTTTACTATGCTAACATATTCTCCTAAAACGAGGTAGTACAGAGTCCGGCTTATAAAACTTACAGCGCCCTTCAACAAATTAAAAAACCGGCATGAATTTCTCCATGCCGGTTTCACCCTATCAACTAAGTACGCTCTCACTTTCCGCATACACTTTCACGCGGTTACGTCCTTCTTCCTTCGCAGCATATAAAGCGGTATCTGCCTTATGCAATAGCTGATACAGTGTTTCCTCTGTCCAGTCCACCACTTCCGCCACACCAATACTTAACGTAACTGAAAGATTCCCTGCTTCTGTCATGAGCGGTGCCTGCTCAACGGCAGTTCGAAGCTGGTTGGCTAGTATTTCACCTTCTGCTTCATTGAAACCTTTCAGCGCAATGACGAATTCTTCCCCGCCGTATCGCGCGAAGAAATGGCTTTCCAGCAGTTGTGTTTTGCAAGCATTTACGACGTGCACGAGCAATTGGTCCCCAATATGATGCCCGTACGTATCATTCACCCGTTTAAAGTGATCGATATCCATTAATAGGGCCGTAAATGGTAAACCTGTTTCCTTAGCTTTCTGAAAATCCTGCTCACTTTGCTGTAGAAATGCACGGCGATTATAAATCTTTGTCAGCTCATCGTAATAAGCTTGCTGCTCCAATTTTTCCTGCAGTCTTTTGATCTCCGTAATATCCGTAAAAACCAGCAACAGACCTTTACTGTTTCTCGCTTGTTCCAGTGAAGTAATACGGACTTGATAAACCCGCTCCGCATGTTCGGAGCATAACCTTACTTCTTGAACGTACTCGATATCGGCCGTTAATTTGAATGGCAGGGCCTCTCCTGTCTGCTCATTCCAAAACTTCACGAAGTTTTTGCCAAACATCGATTTGTTCAAATTAGGCAACATCACTTTGGAAGCTTGATTGAATTCAATAAGCCGGTATGAATCGTCCAATACGATGGCCCCATCATTGATACTATTATAGATTTTATCTTTCGCAATCGGCATAATCCGAAACAGCTGCGATGTGCTGATTGCCCACAAGTATAATAATGAAGAAAGCCATAAAATCATTGGTACCGGATCTACCCCTGGAGGTGTGAATCCGTTCAAATAAAGAAACGCTGTCACTATCGGAACAAGCTGGCCGAACATTAACGCGATCAATTGCGGACGGTATACCTTCGCCGTTTCCTTCCAATGAGAAATCAACAGCAAAAACGCGACAAACATGCTGGCAAATGTGTAGACACCGTGCACCATATACCACATGCCAATCTCCTGATAAACAAAAGGTGCCCCTAAATTCGGGTCCAGTTCAAATACACGATAATGAAGATGATGCCAGTGATTTGTCGCTACCATAATAATTGTAATAATCGGAACAAGAAGTATCAGCATGCTTCTTCTAACCGTCAGCTTAAATCCTAAATAGCTCATGACATACAGTAAACCTAATGTTGCAGATGTAGGCATCCCGATGTAGAGAATGGTATTCCAGAAACTGATTTGTTCGAGCGTCGTCGATATTAAAGTCATAGCCGAAGCAAAACAGTAAATGCTAATGACTGCTGTATATAAAATAAAATAGTTTGCGATATTTGTATATTTATGACGTTTGCTAAAGGCATAGAGACATAAGTACAAATTCAGTACGCCTGACGTGCAAACAAGCGTAATATACATAGTCAATTGCGAACCCATTTTTGGTTCACCCTCTCTTAATTAACACTTTTTCCTTATAATGTAGCACATTTTAAAATATAAATGGATATTTTATTGAGATAATAATGATGGAATGAGGGCTTCCGTCCCAAGACTTCTTTAAGATTTCGACTATAAAAGAATGTGTTGTTTAACAATACCCACTATTAAAAACGGACGCTGATTCCTATTACAGAATCGCGTCCGCTAAAACGCCGATCCGTACGAAATTTCAAGTACGAATCGGCTTTCTTTATTTGAACGTGAGAACCTTCCCACCGTCCTGTTAATTTAATTGAAGCTCCTCTACACGCGCTGCTTGAATATGTTTCCCAATAATGCCATACACAATTGTCATCAACACGACACTTGCAACCATCACTGAAATACTTGGCACAATAAACGCTTTACTCATCGAGAAAATGACTTCTGTACGGAACCAGTTTTGGAACGGTATACCTAGACCTAAAAGTACAGCGAAGAATCCGATTTTCACAACAATAGGTTTCCCTTTCATTTTACCGATCATCGTGTTAATAAATAAACGTAACAGCGCCAATCCTGCTCCGACAAAAAAAAACGTTACTAAATACCCTTTCACCGCTTCATCCAGAATAAACGCTTTCCCCACAAATCCGATTAATATAATACTAGCAATTGCCATTAATAGTTTAGATACTTTACTCATTGTTTGCTTCCTCCTCAAAATTGAACAACTTGTTCATTTCATACTCTTATTTTAAAATGGACGAGTAATGGAAGCAATGCACAATATTCAACATATTGTTGATTTTTATTAAACTTCTCTCCCCAATTCTATTTGAATTGAAATTATAACCGAAAAGTGATAGATTCCAAGTAATAAATATCCATATCCCTTTACTTATAACCCAATATCATACAGAATGATTGTTAAATAGAAGATAAACTTTTATGTTTTAAACATATATAAATCTAAAATGTTATAGGTTACCATTTGAAGGGAGTGCTATTTCATGATTCAAAATACGGTTAAACGTAATAACGTACATATTCGAGGTAAAGGTAAAAAACCTCTAATATTCGCTGCGGGATTTGGTTGCGACCAAACGGTATGGAATGACATTTTCCCTGCTTTTGAAGAGGATTATCAAGTGGTTTTATTTGATTATGTCGGGTTTGGAAATTCAGATATTACAGCTTTTGACCTTGTAAAATATGGAGAACTGTCCGGTTACGTACAGGATCTATTGGATGTTTGTGAAGCGCTCTATTTAAAGGATGCTGTTTTTGTCGGTCACTCGGTAAGTAGTATGATCGGTTTATTGGCTTCGTTAGAGAAACCGGAATATTTTTCACAAATAATCATGATTGCTCCGTCGCCAAGCTATATAAATGATCCGCCTGTATACTACGGTGGTTTTGAAAAGAAGGACTTACTCAATTTAATGGACATGATGGAAAAAAATTATATCGGCTGGGCCAATGCTTTCTCGATTACATTATTAAACAATACGGCAAAAGCAGGTGTGGCAAAAGATTTGGAAGATCGTTTCTGTTCTACCGATCCTTTATTCGCCAATACTTTTGCAAAGGCTTGCTTCTTTACTGATAGTCGTAAAGATGTTCCGAAAGCTACGGTACCTTCCCTTATTTTACAATGCTCGGAAGATGTCATTGCACCAAAGGTAGTTGGCGAGTACTTACATGAGAATATGCCAAACAGCACGATTGTCTATATGAATGCAATCGGTCACTGTCCACATATGAGCGACCCAGAGGAAACCATTCAATTGATTAAAGATTATTTATTGGAGCAATCTGTGCCCCTTATCGGTGAGGGTGTGGGATTTATAAATGGATGAACTCATAGAAAACGCTCCATGCGGGCTTCTCACTCTATCTGCACAAGGTGAAATACTTACTATAAATAAGACAATGCTAAATTTGCTGCACTATCCATCATCTGAGCATCTTATAGGAAAGCATTTTAATGTGCTATTATCTCCTTCCTCTCAGATTTTCTGTCAGCTCTATTTAGTACCAATGATGAAAGTGAAGCAGGCGGTAGAGGAAATGTTCCTGACATTACTATCCGTAATGAAAGAAGAAATTCCTATATTATTAAATGCATCTGTCCATGATAATCATCCGTTTACCTGTGTCATCTTTCCGATCCGTAATCGCAGTGCATTGGAAGACGCGCTCATTAACGCCAGAAAAATGACGGAAGATGCTTATTTAGAAAAAGAGCAGGCCCTTTTGGAATTGGAAAGAAAGCAACAGGATCTCTTGCAGGCCAATCAAATCAACACGAAAATCATGCGCGAAACCGAGCGTGATTTACAGATTGCCAAAAAAGTTCAGGAAACCGCATTAACGAATGACATCACCAATGACAATATTGAGATTCTCTCTTATTACCATGCTTCCAAATCATTATCCGGGGATATTTTTGGATTTTATCAAGTAACGCCCCAAAAATATGCAATTATTTTATTGGATGTGATGGGGCATGGGGTTTCATCGGCCTTAATTACGATGTCCCTTCAATCGATGTTCCAAAAGTTAATATCACGGGAAGCTGCGCCTGAAAAGGTATTGCAGGAGCTGGACCAATACTTGCACGATTTATTTCAAAATAACCAGGATGCATGGCATTACTGTACAGCAATCTATTTAAATATTGATATTCGTACACAGACGATTGAATATATCAATGCTGGTCATCCCCCTGCCATCCTGCAGGTAGACAACAATGGTGTACAGCAAGAGCTAGGTGCAACCAATCCGCCATTAGGAACATTCGAAAACATACTTTTTAAATCGAGAACTTTGCACTATGAACGCGGGACAAAAATTCTTTTGTACACAGATGGCGTTTCGGAAGCATTTGAATGTAACACTTTAAATGATTTATTGAACGAATCCATCTCCTGTCCATTGGCACAGACAAAAGAGACCATACAGAGTGCCCTCGAAAACAAGGAAACGATTTATAGTAAATACAATAACGATGACCAGTGTTTTATTTTGGTTGGGTTGTGATAAAAAACAGTGGGAGAAGCTTCCCGCTGTTTTTCTATTTTCCTACTAAGACTGTGACTCTTGCCCGTGGAGGTGTTTATATGAAGAAATTAATTTTAATATTTAGTTTCATTTTTTTTACTGCTTGTTCAAATGAAACATATTCTATTTACGGAGAAATCTCTTCAATTGAAGAAGATAGCATCAATGTTGGGTGTTCAGATCTAGTTAGAAAATCGAATAACAGTAATGATGACATAGGCTATTCTTGTACTATAAAAATAACCGACGAAACGATTATTAAGACTCAAGCTGGTGATGCATTAACATTTGATGAATTATATAAAAATAATGCGGTTTCAGTATATTTTGAAGAGCCAATAACAAGTGTCGATTCCGAAAGACTAACATTTGAAGCTAAAGAGATAACAGTATTTGAAAGTAAGGAATAGAAGGGTTTTGAACAAAGAGGAACAATTCTGAATCCCTTTCTACAATACACTGTTCCATATTTTTTGACCTTCGATAATTCCGATTATTCTTCTTTCGTAATCAAACTCTATAATATAAGTGATTTCGTAATTCATTATAACAAACTAAATTAAAGAGCAACAAACGTTGATTTAATAACGTTTGTTGTTTTCCAGGGATTACCGGGTTACATATAAATGCTGCTAGATTAACTAATAAGTAGTTAATTTAACTGCTTTTTGAGCCGAGTAAATCCAGCGTTGCCACCAGGACAGGTTATCCTGATATTCTTCCACATTTAGAGTGTAGAGGGCATCTTCGTTTTTCCAAATCCGTTCAAAATATTGTTCCATATCCAAGACGAGCGCGCTATCATTTGGAGCAAGGATTCGTACATTATTTTCTAAATTGTAATTATCCAATGTACGTTCCGTATAATTGGAAGAACCGCTTGAAATGATTGTTTGTTCCGCTGTTTGAATCCAGATGGCTTTTGTATGGTATTGGCCGACTATGGTATTGTACCAGCGAATGTTGATTTGTTCATTTGTATCTTCAAGCAGCTCGTTCACAACCGGCCGATTCGGCAGACCGGACTTTTCCTGGCCAAATGAGTTTTCGTTTGGATCTAGTATCATATTCACTTCCACGCCACGGTTTACTGCATCTGTTAAAGCGTTCACAATGCCGCGCTGTGCAATAAAGAACATGCCAACCCAAATTTTATCTCCCTCTTTTGTCGCCTCCAGATCTTCAAGTAAGGCATCCAAAACTTTCTTCTCGGTCAAATACTGTACCGCATACTGGCCGTCATCTTGCTGGGGAATCTCCGCCCTCGGCAATTTTGGACCATCCGACATGAGCGACACCGCTTCTTCTGCCTCCAGAATATCGTTTATGACGGGCCCCGTTACTTTCAAAGCAAGATTTCCGTGGAAGCCACTTGCATCATGCGGGTTTGATGAAGTAATAATCGCTTCCTTTTCCGAAACTGCTGCTTTGCGGTGGTTGGCTTTCACGTTGAGCAGTTCCAAATAGGAGGATGCGGTCATTTTTGGTGCTTTGCTCGACATGGCGTTGGCAATCCATCCTTCGCCATCACGGTCGAACCATTGAAAAAATAATCGGTATAAGCCTGAATAAATCGGCGTGGAATCCCTCAGTGGTTCCAAATCGGTATAAACAATTTCTACTCCGGCTTCACGCATCTTCTTGAACCATGGCGTTTCATAGGAACCATAGCCCTTATTTAGCGGATCGGTGATAAAAATAACCGGCATATCCGGATTGTTTTTCTTTTTCTCGGCAAGCTTGTCAGAGAGACTATCTGCGATTTGCGGGAAATCTTCTTTTTCATCGAAATACCCATCCATCAAGAAGAAATCCATCACGACAAACTGTTCGGCTTCTTCAATCAATGTATAAACTTCATCAAATATATGATTCTCATGTTTTCGATCCGTTCCATCTTGGTCTTGCGCATAAGTTAAATCCGTGATCATTTCAATATTGTCTGTTCTATGTAAGTCCCCTTCATAGGAAATATCTTTCGGCAACGGTTTATATGTATGCCATAACATTACCCCTATATATAGTAAAATCAAAAGAAGTATAAGAACCCTTATAACCTTTTTTCTGCGACTCAAGCTGTTCCATTTCTTCTGAACTTTTTCCATTGAAATTCCCCCAGTACTGTTGTACTTCAAGTTCCCGCGAACAAGCAAAGTTAAACAGCGCTTGCTTGTGTGGGGGCTGGGATTTTCAGAGGAGTTTTAAGTTTAGTGCCACGGAAAAAGTCTGTTTTTAATTACTATCAAGTCCGATGCTGAAATTCATTCAAGAGTAGGATCAGGTAACATTAAATCATCCTCTGCTAGTTGAAGAAATGTCTGATAGTCGCTGTATTCACTCTTTAGCTCTCTATATGCCTGTTCCCTTTGTTCACGTGTTGTTGCTTCCATATATTTATCAAAACTAAGAGCAAAGTCTATTCTTGCTTCATTGTATTTATAGAAATACCTATCATGGATCTTTTGTTCAGTTGAAAGCCCTACACCTGTTTTATTAAAAATTGTTGAAAACCTAACATTTATGTTCCCAAGCATTTCTTTTCGTTCATCCTCTTCATAATTATCAGCATTCTCATGAAATTCGATTACTTCTGCAATTGGAGAAACCAATAATTCTAATGAATAGTATGGAATTTGTCGGTATTCAAGAATCGTTCGATGCTGCTGATACATAAACGTAATAATGTAAATTCCAATAATTCCAGCAATCACAAGTTTCAATTTTTTCATTCTAGTCACCTCACTATTAAAAGTATAACACTGGCTGAAGAGAAACTAGTTGAGCCTTTTGATTGAACAATTTTAGAGGAAGCATAATGTTCGAATAAAAAAACGGTTAATGCTGCTACAACAACGTGTAAAGATATCCTTCCCCCTCTCCATTGAATCATAGCCCACCATCACATTAGTTGAAGTGCATATTTGGGAACTTTATTTCTCTTATCGTATTAAATGTCTAATTTTTGA
This portion of the Solibacillus isronensis genome encodes:
- a CDS encoding 4-aminobutyrate aminotransferase — protein: MDDMIGFAVVGIIIACLIYALVKQIKETKHSGNGIGSPLYRKQLARKNKVMTVALIGVIVFYTLNIMSVIASSIPVSNSFTVLGTFLSFFVYFFARIIMKPQLGDQRRNLSLY
- a CDS encoding histidine kinase N-terminal 7TM domain-containing diguanylate cyclase, translated to MGSQLTMYITLVCTSGVLNLYLCLYAFSKRHKYTNIANYFILYTAVISIYCFASAMTLISTTLEQISFWNTILYIGMPTSATLGLLYVMSYLGFKLTVRRSMLILLVPIITIIMVATNHWHHLHYRVFELDPNLGAPFVYQEIGMWYMVHGVYTFASMFVAFLLLISHWKETAKVYRPQLIALMFGQLVPIVTAFLYLNGFTPPGVDPVPMILWLSSLLYLWAISTSQLFRIMPIAKDKIYNSINDGAIVLDDSYRLIEFNQASKVMLPNLNKSMFGKNFVKFWNEQTGEALPFKLTADIEYVQEVRLCSEHAERVYQVRITSLEQARNSKGLLLVFTDITEIKRLQEKLEQQAYYDELTKIYNRRAFLQQSEQDFQKAKETGLPFTALLMDIDHFKRVNDTYGHHIGDQLLVHVVNACKTQLLESHFFARYGGEEFVIALKGFNEAEGEILANQLRTAVEQAPLMTEAGNLSVTLSIGVAEVVDWTEETLYQLLHKADTALYAAKEEGRNRVKVYAESESVLS
- a CDS encoding MBL fold metallo-hydrolase yields the protein MRKRFTNLDQDDRLGTFIDVLKWQRSKQKKVVDYEVPQCEEKQIAFLKSNRTEQSVTWIGHSTFLIQKEGLNILTDPVWAKWMGVAKRLAEPGLRLDELPDIDIVLISHAHYDHLHVPTLKKLKKRNPNVLFLIPEGLGSLMKRHKLHNFTELSWYDKHESSALEIHFVPANHWTRRMPWDTNTSHWGGFILQTASDAQSIYYAGDSGYFRGFKDIGERFNIHTALMPIGAYEPEWFMHASHVTPEEAIQAFCDVGAKVFIPMHYGAYMLADDTPKEAIDRLHNHWQRVDLEEVELKTLSIGETYRS
- a CDS encoding phospholipase D family protein translates to MEKVQKKWNSLSRRKKVIRVLILLLILLYIGVMLWHTYKPLPKDISYEGDLHRTDNIEMITDLTYAQDQDGTDRKHENHIFDEVYTLIEEAEQFVVMDFFLMDGYFDEKEDFPQIADSLSDKLAEKKKNNPDMPVIFITDPLNKGYGSYETPWFKKMREAGVEIVYTDLEPLRDSTPIYSGLYRLFFQWFDRDGEGWIANAMSSKAPKMTASSYLELLNVKANHRKAAVSEKEAIITSSNPHDASGFHGNLALKVTGPVINDILEAEEAVSLMSDGPKLPRAEIPQQDDGQYAVQYLTEKKVLDALLEDLEATKEGDKIWVGMFFIAQRGIVNALTDAVNRGVEVNMILDPNENSFGQEKSGLPNRPVVNELLEDTNEQINIRWYNTIVGQYHTKAIWIQTAEQTIISSGSSNYTERTLDNYNLENNVRILAPNDSALVLDMEQYFERIWKNEDALYTLNVEEYQDNLSWWQRWIYSAQKAVKLTTY
- a CDS encoding alpha/beta fold hydrolase; this encodes MIQNTVKRNNVHIRGKGKKPLIFAAGFGCDQTVWNDIFPAFEEDYQVVLFDYVGFGNSDITAFDLVKYGELSGYVQDLLDVCEALYLKDAVFVGHSVSSMIGLLASLEKPEYFSQIIMIAPSPSYINDPPVYYGGFEKKDLLNLMDMMEKNYIGWANAFSITLLNNTAKAGVAKDLEDRFCSTDPLFANTFAKACFFTDSRKDVPKATVPSLILQCSEDVIAPKVVGEYLHENMPNSTIVYMNAIGHCPHMSDPEETIQLIKDYLLEQSVPLIGEGVGFING
- a CDS encoding MFS transporter permease, whose translation is MSKVSKLLMAIASIILIGFVGKAFILDEAVKGYLVTFFFVGAGLALLRLFINTMIGKMKGKPIVVKIGFFAVLLGLGIPFQNWFRTEVIFSMSKAFIVPSISVMVASVVLMTIVYGIIGKHIQAARVEELQLN
- the cobT gene encoding nicotinate-nucleotide--dimethylbenzimidazole phosphoribosyltransferase, with the protein product MKLLQQTIEQIQEIDRQMEDKARQYIDSLAKPPQSLGKLESLAMQIATITGELAPKIDNKAMIVMAADHGVYEEGVTPNPQGTTVFQTLSFPKGTTGMCTIAKITNAQVIPVDIGVKEDLPQDAGVIIKKVKYGTDNMAKGPAMTREEAIQAIEVGIEVATEAIQNGINLIGTGEMGIGNTTPSAAVLSVLHGCDPLEVTGFGAGVGAGGIKYKAEVIRKAIALNEPNADDPIDVVSKVGGLEICGMAGIFLAAAANRVPVVVDGYISTVSALIAYKLNPNVKAYLIPSHLSEEPGAKIAAELLGLEPMLHMNMRLGEGSGAALAFPILDAACSMVTNMVTLEEAAALLVAK
- a CDS encoding SpoIIE family protein phosphatase → MDELIENAPCGLLTLSAQGEILTINKTMLNLLHYPSSEHLIGKHFNVLLSPSSQIFCQLYLVPMMKVKQAVEEMFLTLLSVMKEEIPILLNASVHDNHPFTCVIFPIRNRSALEDALINARKMTEDAYLEKEQALLELERKQQDLLQANQINTKIMRETERDLQIAKKVQETALTNDITNDNIEILSYYHASKSLSGDIFGFYQVTPQKYAIILLDVMGHGVSSALITMSLQSMFQKLISREAAPEKVLQELDQYLHDLFQNNQDAWHYCTAIYLNIDIRTQTIEYINAGHPPAILQVDNNGVQQELGATNPPLGTFENILFKSRTLHYERGTKILLYTDGVSEAFECNTLNDLLNESISCPLAQTKETIQSALENKETIYSKYNNDDQCFILVGL